Proteins from a single region of Argopecten irradians isolate NY chromosome 7, Ai_NY, whole genome shotgun sequence:
- the LOC138327829 gene encoding protocadherin gamma-A4-like, whose protein sequence is MIVHVILVSAVIAAVLGQNADFKYTLLEEQANGTVVGNIASDVRPVIDVTDSVFNQLRYQLLTEGNVYAKLFSLNEQSGSLAATKIDRENVCPDEKICDLRLSIAIFKDDPNNPDLIKLLLIDVTIQDINDHPPLFSPSEVVVSVSETVNIGYIIPIDEATDQDSGSNNSVQTYEFVTVQDVFRLKYPSDDNDVPTVEIEVNQLLNYEMVKYYQLEIVAKDGGSPQKSGSVTIHINVLDENDNAPEFTKPEYKATTVENRGNGVVVTQVTARDLDSGDKGTVSYMFNPSSIPSVFGINDTTGEIFVTGLIDYEAEQSFSFFVQAVDGGVQPRSSSALVVITVTDVNDNAPQVNINLPPGGEVILEDAEPGRYIANVAVSDPDSGAFGNVTCQLNSDYFKMDTLYINMYKVTLKQKLDREDRAVHNVSVVCSDGGSPNLVSITSFLIHVGDINDNSPVFKHTQYNASIYENNQVGAPVTIVTATDSDEGENSRVTYSLSRNEDDFFSINVDSGVISANVVFDRETNSHQEIEVVATDNNAVTKYSATATVVVTILDINDNQPSFSQEVYTFTVQENQAPGTVIGQIFAYDKDSDANGNILFPPTHPYTSIFEIIQNTGQIQTKVVLDRETQGLYDFHVTAQDNGQPSLQTTTNIVIIVEDVNDNVPNVTFPTSQNNTVTIMPGKSRGAIVTKVMASDPDQGVNSELSYVVMKGASSLFYINNKTGVISLGQDLTEGHIGTYAILLAVQDAGTPSQTTWSDLVIIVSNPNANKNVIIVIAVISVTVTLSLGMIIMICLIRRQDAKSFDKGDGKLTDHKKKFVMDWLHCLSTSTRDVHKLGNDRSDVQLHRPTDLKPICSNDSTASEGSQDCKNESKENIGRTDEDEGFVETPGGTLSHDSGRGDSVRTRHDSSMSQQELMASQDSRMFYSLPRYPTGSGDTLNDTRFSTSTSEGVSIPESWQHRPVPPRPTYNRNISLDEHMLRQKGQTMSSFREDARFSSTDSAIVPVSRNYHQNNPVALGLSYDSHTLHRHLQGQYPRPSNHSSTKTAQKRTLSPISATPEPSEGGFSSSSHSSQPHSPSHKSYSGVHFFKSGSQSSGQSQTGASSFRQDSIQLECDIENRLNREDCIV, encoded by the exons ATGATCGTCCACGTGATACTAGTGAGTGCCGTCATTGCTGCGGTGTTGGGCCAAAATGCAGACTTTAAATACACCCTGTTGGAGGAACAAGCAAATGGAACTGTCGTCGGTAACATTGCATCTGATGTCCGGCCAGTTATTGATGTGACGGACTCAGTATTTAATCAGCTTCGGTATCAACTCCTCACAGAAGGAAACGTTTATGCCAAATTGTTCTCTCTCAACGAACAGAGTGGTAGTTTGGCAGCAACAAAGATTGACCGAGAGAATGTATGTCCAGATGAGAAAATTTGTGATCTTCGTTTGTCTATTGCTATTTTTAAAGATGACCCCAATAATccagatttaattaaattacttCTTATTGATGTTACGATCCAAGACATAAACGATCACCCGCCACTCTTCTCTCCGTCCGAGGTAGTCGTCTCCGTGTCGGAAACTGTCAACATTGGCTACATTATACCTATCGATGAGGCGACAGACCAGGACAGTGGGTCCAACAACTCGGTACAAACATATGAGTTTGTAACTGTTCAGGATGTGTTCCGGCTAAAATATCCTTCAGATGATAACGACGTTCCGACTGTAGAAATTGAGGTCAACCAACTTTTGAATTATGAAATGGTTAAGTATTACCAGTTGGAGATAGTAGCTAAAGATGGTGGATCACCGCAGAAGAGCGGCAGTGTTACAATCCACATCAACGTACTGGACGAGAACGACAACGCCCCGGAGTTTACCAAGCCTGAATACAAGGCTACAACAGTGGAGAACCGAGGCAATGGTGTGGTGGTTACCCAGGTAACGGCCCGGGACTTAGACTCGGGTGACAAGGGCACTGTGTCGTACATGTTTAATCCAAGCTCCATACCCAGTGTGTTCGGTATTAATGACACGACTGGGGAGATATTCGTTACTGGACTGATTGATTACGAGGCTGAGCAGAGTTTCTCCTTTTTCGTTCAAGCTGTGGACGGTGGAGTCCAGCCGAGATCCTCATCCGCGTTGGTGGTCATCACTGTCACAGATGTCAACGATAACGCACCGCAGGTCAATATCAACCTGCCCCCTGGTGGTGAGGTGATTTTGGAGGATGCAGAACCTGGACGTTACATTGCCAATGTAGCTGTGTCTGATCCTGACAGTGGGGCGTTTGGTAATGTGACGTGTCAACTAAACAGTGATTACTTTAAGATGGACAcgttgtatatcaacatgtacaaGGTGACTTTAAAACAGAAGCTAGACCGAGAGGACCGGGCCGTACACAATGTAAGCGTGGTCTGTTCTGACGGAGGATCACCCAACCTTGTCTCCATCACAAGTTTCCTCATTCATGTTGGTGACATCAACGACAACTCACCTGTCTTCAAACACACACAGTACAACGCATCAATTTACGAAAATAATCAGGTGGGTGCTCCAGTCACCATAGTAACAGCCACGGATTCAGATGAAGGAGAGAACAGCAGAGTAACGTACAGTCTGTCTAGGAATGAAGATGACTTTTTCTCTATCAATGTTGATTCTGGAGTGATCAGTGCTAATGTTGTGTTTGATAGAGAGACAAATTCCCACCAGGAGATAGAGGTAGTAGCAACAGACAATAACGCTGTAACAAAGTACAGCGCCACGGCAACCGTTGTGGTCACCATCCTTGATATCAACGACAACCAGCCATCATTCTCACAGGAAGTCTACACATTCACTGTCCAGGAGAACCAAGCTCCTGGcactgtgattggtcaaatatttgcCTACGATAAAGACAGTGATGCTAACGGAAACATCCTCTTCCCTCCAACTCACCCCTACACTAGTATCTTTGAGATTATTCAAAACACAGGACAGATTCAGACAAAAGTCGTGCTCGACCGTGAGACTCAGGGACTCTACGACTTCCACGTGACAGCACAGGACAATGGCCAGCCGTCCCTACAGACCACCACTAACATCGTGATCATTGTAGAGGATGTTAACGACAATGTTCCAAACGTAACATTCCCTACCAGTCAGAACAACACCGTCACTATCATGCCTGGTAAATCCCGGGGTGCCATAGTTACCAAGGTAATGGCTTCAGACCCAGACCAAGGTGTAAATTCGGAACTTTCCTATGTAGTAATGAAGGGTGCGAGTAGTTTGTTCTACATCAACAACAAGACTGGTGTGATCAGCCTGGGACAGGATCTCACTGAGGGCCATATTGGGACATATGCCATACTGCTGGCTGTCCAGGACGCAGGCACACCCAGTCAGACGACCTGGTCCGACCTGGTGATCATTGTCAGTAATCCTAACGCCAATAAGAATGTTATAATCGTGATCGCTGTGATATCCGTCACTGTAACTCTGTCTCTTGGTATGATCATCATGATTTGTCTCATTCGGCGTCAGGATGCTAAATCGTTTGACAAAGGGGATGGCAAATTGACAGACCATAAAAAGAAGTTTGTAATGGACTGGCTACATTGTCTGTCGACTTCCACAAGAGACGTTCATAAACTTGGTAACGACAGGTCTGATGTGCAGCTCCATCGTCCCACCGATCTGAAACCGATTTGTTCCAATGACAGCACAGCCTCAGAGGGCAGTCAGGATTGTAAG AATGAATCCAAAGAGAATATTGGGCGAACCGATGAAGACGAGGGATTCGTGGAGACACCAGGTGGTACCCTGTCACATGACAGCGGCCGTGGCGACAGTGTCCGTACACGTCACGACAGCTCCATGAGCCAACAGGAACTGATGGCAAGTCAAG ATTCCAGAATGTTTTACTCGTTGCCACGGTACCCAACAGGAAGTGGTGATACATTAAATGATACACGATTCTCTACATCCACATCAGAAGGTGTTTCAATACCAGAGAGCTGGCAACATCGACCGGTTCCTCCACGACCCACGTACAACAGAAACATTAGTCTGGACGAACATATGTTACGACAAAAAGGACAGACAATGTCTAGTTTTCGTGAGGATGCCAGATTTTCTTCCACAGACTCTGCCATAGTGCCAGTGAGTAGGAACTATCACCAGAACAATCCTGTCGCGCTTGGATTGTCGTACGATAGCCATACCTTACACAGACATTTACAGGGGCAATATCCCCGTCCTTCAAACCATTCTTCCACAAAAACGGCTCAGAAACGAACACTTTCTCCGATAAGTGCGACCCCGGAGCCGAGCGAGGGTGGCTTCTCGTCCTCATCCCACTCATCGCAACCTCACTCACCGTCTCATAAGTCATATTCTGGTGTCCACTTCTTCAAGTCCGGCTCACAGTCCAGTGGTCAGTCCCAAACAGGGGCGTCCAGTTTTCGTCAGGACTCGATACAGCTGGAGTGTGATATAGAGAATCGTCTCAACAGAGAGGACTGTATTGTATAA